One Pyrus communis chromosome 4, drPyrComm1.1, whole genome shotgun sequence genomic region harbors:
- the LOC137730816 gene encoding F-box/kelch-repeat protein At1g67480-like — MHSFSIYTMPAFVSEKKRFKDPNTGLSNSVKQDTPIRKESYRGLTSLVVDDFDSPILPGLPDDIAKYCLALVPRSDFPAMGGVCKKWRHFLQSKELITVRQLAGLLEEWLYVLTTDSEGKENHWEVLDCHGHKHHVLPPMPGPTRSGFGVVVLNGKLLVVGGYSVITETTVASEDVYQYDSCLNRWGKLANMNVARHDFACAELSGMIYAVGGYGIDGSSLSSAEVYNPDTDTWTLISSIRRPRYGCFACGFEGKLYVMGGRSSFTIGNSKFVDVYDPESHTWCEMKKNGCVMVTAHAVLEKKLFCSEWKNQRKLSIYNPYDNSWEMVQIPLTGSTSIKFRFGTLDEKLLLLSLEEEPGYRTLLYDPNAAPGSEWQTSEVKMSGPCLCCVTIKV; from the exons ATGCATAGCTTCTCAATCTACACGATGCCGGCTTTTGTGAGTGAAAAGAAGAGGTTCAAAGATCCAAATACGGGCCTATCCAATTCAGTCAAGCAAGATACACCAATTCGTAAAGAAAGCTATCGCGGTTTGACTTCTCTGGTTGTAGATGATTTTGACAGCCCCATTCTGCCCGGATTGCCAGATGACATAGCAAAATATTGCCTTGCGCTTGTTCCTCGTTCAGACTTCCCTGCAATGGGTGGTGTGTGTAAGAAATGGAGGCattttcttcaaagcaaagaactCATCACTGTGCGGCAATTAGCTGGGTTGCTTGAGGAGTGGCTCTATGTGTTGACAACTGATTCCGAAGGAAAGGAAAACCACTGGGAGGTTTTAGATTGCCATGGACATAAGCACCATGTTCTTCCTCCCATGCCTGGTCCGACGAGATCTGGGTTTGGGGTGGTGGTTCTCAATGGAAAGCTTCTTGTCGTTGGTGGATATTCTGTGATCACCGAGACCACCGTTGCATCAGAAGATGTTTACCAATATGATTCTTGCCTCAACAG GTGGGGCAAATTGGCAAACATGAATGTTGCTCGACATGACTTTGCTTGTGCGGAACTAAGTGGTATGATTTACGCAGTTGGCGGATATGGTATAGATGGCAGCAGTCTATCCAGTGCCGAGGTGTACAATCCTGACACCGATACTTGGACCCTGATAAGCAGTATTCGCCGCCCCCGCTATGGCTGCTTTGCCTGTGGATTTGAAGGAAAGCTGTATGTTATGGGCGGAAGGTCAAGCTTCACCATTGGTAATTCGAAGTTTGTTGATGTCTACGACCCCGAGAGTCACACCTGGTGCGAGATGAAGAAGAATGGTTGTGTCATGGTCACTGCTCATGCTGTGCTGGAAAAGAAGCTGTTCTGTTCGGAGTGGAAGAACCAGCGCAAACTTTCGATTTACAATCCCTACGACAATTCTTGGGAGATGGTACAGATTCCGTTGACAGGAAGCACAAGCATTAAGTTCCGATTTGGGACACTGGACGAGAAACTTTTGTTGTTGTCGCTCGAGGAGGAGCCTGGTTATCGTACTTTGTTGTACGATCCAAATGCAGCACCAGGATCAGAGTGGCAGACTTCTGAGGTAAAGATGTCCGGTCCGTGCTTGTGCTGTGTTACAATCAAGGTGTGA
- the LOC137731921 gene encoding mannosyl-oligosaccharide glucosidase GCS1-like, whose protein sequence is MSGSEGIARSRAKSHRDHAKDDDDFDGVDLRQTQPPKLMPPCRDSRTRNHHTSVGTSNSVGLKRTLGLGVFAFFVAMLLILDLLNHFPGPRVLTPFTASSKLMETPHPQFFEGDEENTKESLYWGTYRPRVYLGIRARTRRSLIAGLMWIGMKDGQYLLRHVCQDSDELSIYSWKHRKDQNLGHQVIVDHDMNLATTFFQSKGEDSGYGGDWAVRVDVQSRKPKGNEEFRTKADLFFYLVDEDGNALALGGDTLGVDKNYFLASGLRTDVGSWQLHLKSLDDLEVHYFGLKMPRIHNLSDLVQEYIGPQVRKFGRVQLPDISDDSPNILIFQISARIPFKTDFAYISGTDLESSRVEQRVSGLTGTSLTSQLMAKQREFNTKFEKSFNLSNKVDQVTKFDQHAPPSLAKQVMSQARSFIQKKWEQTQRLAKDAQTGDTRTVIHSAATEYKQHLLNQSSKLWMDHYPKVQSVTKKAASAAAYWSTKYNHMVKNLTLMGYNISSFGSDR, encoded by the exons ATGTCAGGAAGTGAAGGAATTGCTCGAAGCAGAGCCAAATCCCACAGAGATCATGCCAAGGACGACGATGACTTCGACGGCGTTGATCTCCGTCAGACACAGCCTCCCAAATTGATGCCACCGTGCAGAGATTCCAGAACCAGAAACCACCACACCTCAGTCGGAACTTCCAACTCCGTCGGTCTCAAACGCACCCTAGGGCTTGGCGTGTTCGCCTTCTTCGTCGCCATGCTTTTGATCCTCGACCTCTTAAACCATTTTCCAGGTCCTAGGGTTCTTACGCCCTTCACTGCTTCCTCAAAGCTCATGGAAACCCCTCACCCTCAG TTTTTTGAAGGTGATGAGGAGAATACCAAGGAGAGCTTGTATTGGGGAACGTATCGCCCTCGCGTTTATCTCGGAATCCGTGCCAG GACTCGTCGATCTTTGATTGCCGGATTAATGTGGATTGGTATGAAGGACGGGCAATATTTGTTGCGCCATGTTTGCCAAGATTCTGATGAGCTGAGCATATATAGTTGGAAACATCGTAAAGACCAAAACTTGGGACATCAAGTCATTGTTGACCATGACATGAACTTGGCCACAACTTTCTTCCAATCTAAGGGGGAAGACAGCGGCTATGGAGGAGATTGGGCAGTTCGAGTAGATGTGCAAAGCCGAAA GCCTAAGGGGAATGAGGAATTTCGGACAAAGgcggatctttttttttatttggttgatGAAGATGGAAATGCTCTAGCTTTAGGTGGAGATACATTGGGCGTTGATAAGAATTATTTCCTTGCATCTGGTTTACGTACAGATGTTGGAAGTTGGCAGCTACATTTAAAATCATTG GATGATTTGGAAGTTCATTATTTTGGTCTTAAGATGCCTCGTATTCACAATTTATCTGATCTTGTCCAGGAATATATTGGACCACAG GTAAGGAAGTTTGGTCGAGTGCAGCTACCTGACATATCCGATGATTCTCCTAATATTCTAATTTTTCAG ATTTCCGCAAGGATACCATTCAAGACTGATTTTGCATACATATCCGGAACTGATTTGGAAAGTTCAAGAGTAGAACAACGTGTCAGCGGCCTCACAG GTACCTCACTGACCAGTCAACTGATggcaaaacaaagagaattcaaCACAAAATTTGAGAAGAGCTTTAATCTGTCTAACAAG GTAGATCAAGTCACCAAGTTCGATCAGCATGCTCCTCCCAGTTTGGCTAAGCAGGTTATGAGCCAAGCTCGCAGTTTTATCCAGAAAAAATGGGAACAGACCCAAAGATTAGCAAAGGATGCTCAAACTGGGGACACACGCACGGTTATTCATTCTGCAGCTACCGAATATAAACAGCATCTCTTAAACCAATCTTCAAAGTTGTGGATGGACCACTACCCTAAAGTCCAGAGCGTGACAAAGAAGGCTGCTTCAGCAGCTGCGTACTGGTCCACAAAATACAACCACATGGTAAAGAACTTGACCCTGATGGGTTATAACATATCAAGCTTTGGTTCCGATAGATGA
- the LOC137731048 gene encoding mannosyl-oligosaccharide glucosidase GCS1-like: MAGTGRSYRSRVSSSSDGIDGDAVPLRPTPNLRPHRGSRGRGRGRNQTSIGIFNLDLKVLLGLSAIAFFAVLYFIINLMNHAEQAQTPRVVTPFPAPKLMDLPQFQGEHKESLYWGTYRPNVYLGIRARTPRSLIAGLMWIGIKDGRHFIRHVCQDSDDLSKYGWAQHDGRSFGHQVIVDQDMNLRTSFLKSKGEDSGYGGDWAVQIDVQNHKSRGNEEASRSAHLFFYLADEDGNTLNLGGDTLDIHENPLLASGSRMDIGSWQLHLKSLDNLEVHYAGFKTPHIHNLSDLVQENLGLQVRKFGRLQLPDTSVDSPNILVFQISARAPFRTDVAFISGTRLESSRVEERVSSLTGTSLTNQLKEKQREFDTKFEKSFNLVDKLDSESVVAGKAAIANLLGGIGYFFGQSKIAVSGDMLPGSHDNSILYWPAELYTAVPSRPFFPRGFLWDEGFHQLLIWRWDTHISLDIIGHWLDLMNIDGWIPREQILGVEALSKVPSDFVTQLPTNGNPPALLLALRDLVHGLKKNKFTAAESDAISSFVERAFVRLEAWFRWFNTTQSGKEVGSYYWHGRDNITNRELNPKTLTSGLDDYPRASHPSEDERHVDLRCWMLLAADCLHSIAELFEKENKSAKEYGATVKLLSDFEVLNQMHYDDAYGTYLDFGNHTEKVRLVWKETMTGHNYATRELVREVLESPKLRLVPHIGPVSLFPFIGRIIPADSKILEKQLDIISNRSILWTDFGLRSLAKTSSLYMKYNTEHDAPYWRGPIWMNMNYMILSSLYHYSRVDGPYREKARTIYDELRGNLIRNVVKNYHKTGFFWEQYDQRNGKGKGARVFNGWTSLVLLIMAEAYSS; the protein is encoded by the exons ATGGCCGGAACTGGAAGAAGCTATCGGAGCAGAGTCAGCTCCTCCAGTGACGGCATTGACGGAGACGCTGTTCCTCTCCGCCCAACTCCCAATCTTCGGCCGCATAGAGGTAGCAGAGGCAGAGGCAGAGGTAGAAATCAAACTTCAATCGGAATTTTCAACCTCGATCTCAAAGTCCTGCTAGGGCTCAGCGCGATCGCCTTCTTCGCCGTCTTGTATTTTATCATCAACCTCATGAACCATGCCGAACAAGCTCAGACGCCGAGGGTCGTCACGCCCTTCCCGGCTCCAAAGCTCATGGACCTCCCTCAG TTTCAAGGTGAGCACAAGGAGAGCTTGTATTGGGGAACATATCGCCCGAACGTCTATCTCGGAATCCGGGCTAG GACTCCCCGGTCTTTGATAGCCGGGTTAATGTGGATTGGTATAAAGGATGGGAGGCATTTCATTCGGCATGTTTGCCAAGATTCTGATGATCTGAGTAAATATGGTTGGGCACAACATGATGGGCGCAGTTTTGGACATCAAGTCATTGTTGACCAGGACATGAACTTGAGAACAAGTTTCTTGAAATCCAAGGGTGAAGACAGTGGCTATGGCGGAGATTGGGCAGTTCAAATTGATGTGCAGAACCACAA ATCTAGAGGGAATGAGGAAGCTTCAAGAAGTGCACATCTCTTTTTCTATTTGGCCGATGAAGATGGAAATACTCTAAATTTAGGTGGAGATACCTTGGACATTCATGAGAACCCTCTCCTTGCATCTGGTTCacggatggacattggaagttGGCAGCTACATTTAAAATCACTG GACAATTTGGAAGTTCATTATGCTGGTTTTAAGACGCCTCATATTCACAACTTATCAGATCTTGTTCAGGAGAATCTTGGACTACAA GTAAGGAAGTTTGGTCGGCTGCAGCTACCTGATACATCTGTTGACTCTCCAAATATTCTAGTTTTTCAG ATTTCTGCGAGGGCTCCTTTCAGGACAGATGTTGCATTCATATCTGGAACTCGTTTGGAAAGTTCAAGAGTAGAAGAACGTGTCAGCAGCCTTACAG GTACCTCACTGACCAATCAACTGAAGgagaaacaaagagaatttgACACAAAATTTGAGAAGAGCTTTAATCTGGTTGACAAG CTTGATTCTGAATCTGTTGTTGCTGGTAAGGCCGCTATAGCAAACTTGTTGGGTGGCATTGGCTACTTCTTTGGCCAGTCAAAAATTGCCGTCTCTGGGGATATGTTA CCGGGAAGTCATGATAATTCTATCTTATATTGGCCTGCTGAGCTTTACACAGCTGTTCCAAGTCGACCCTTTTTTCCAAGGGGATTTTTGTGGGATGAAGGTTTTCATCAACTTTTGATCTG GCGTTGGGATACACATATTTCCTTGGACATCATAGGACACTGGTTAGATCTGATGAATATTGATGGATGGATTCCACGTGAGCAAATTTTAGGTGTTGAAGCTCTAAG TAAAGTCCCAAGTGATTTTGTTACTCAGCTTCCAACAAATGGAAATCCACCAGCTCTGCTTTTGGCGTTGCGTG ACCTAGTTCATGGcttaaagaaaaacaagtttacTGCTGCTGAAAGTGATGCGATATCTTCATTCGTAGAACGGGCTTTTGTTCGTCTAGAAGCATGGTTTCGATGGTTCAACACTACCCAGTCAG GGAAGGAAGTGGGCAGCTACTATTGGCATGGGAGAGACAACATAACAAATAGGGAACTCAACCCGAAG ACGCTGACTTCTGGATTGGATGATTATCCACGTGCTTCCCATCCTAGTGAGGATGAGCGTCACGTAGATCTTAGATGCTGGATGCTACTTGCAGCAGATTGCTTGCATTCCATTGCAGAACTGTTTGAGAAGGAAAATAAGTCTGCAAAG GAATATGGTGCTACAGTTAAGTTACTCTCGGATTTTGAAGTACTGAATCAG ATGCACTATGATGATGCATATGGAACATATCTTGATTTCGGAAATCATACAGAAAAG GTTCGTTTAGTTTGGAAAGAAACGATGACAGGACACAATTATGCAACTCGAGAGCTTGTACGGGAGGTATTGGAAAGCCCCAAGCTGAGACTGGTTCCTCACATTGGCCCTGTTAGTCTTTTCCCCTTCATTGGAAGGATTATACCGGCT GATTCAAAGATATTAGAAAAACAGCTAGACATTATATCGAATCGGAGTATCTTATGGACAGATTTTGGACTCCGCTCTCTTGCCAAAACAAG TTCCTTGTACATGAAATACAACACAGAGCATGATGCGCCTTACTGGAGGGGTCCAATATGGATGAACATGAATTACATGATTCTTTCATCGCTCTATCATTACTCTCGAG TGGATGGACCGTACAGAGAAAAAGCGAGAACTATCTATGATGAATTAAGAGGCAATTTGATTAG AAACGTGGTGAAAAATTATCACAAAACCGGGTTCTTCTGGGAACAATATGATCAGAGGAACGGCAAGGGAAAAGGCGCACGCGTATTCAACGGCTGGACATCTCTCGTGTTGTTAATCATGGCGGAAGCTTACTCTAGCTAG
- the LOC137730815 gene encoding nuclear pore complex protein NUP54-like, producing the protein MFGAQSSSSPFGTPSSTPAFGTPSSTPAFGTPSSTPAFGTPSSTPAFGTPSSTPSFFTPSTPAFGTPSTSAFSAGGFGGSLFNTPFSSQTQQQQQQQQTPSFQQPQSAGGFGFQAPFSAPQQPTPFPNSQLTTQMAPVAPLPFSLADRDIQAIVDAYKDEPGNPKYAFKHLLFSVTDRQFRVKPAGVSDIMWAEAMAKLEGLESTDRERLWPQLVQGFKDLSQRLKLQDEVLLSDAERLQMTQSNVKMLQRHFQADTLPWIERMRQKEQGLQRRLLRVMRILEALEGKGFRLPLMKGEVELAEKLAAVTRQLKGSGAELSRRVQNLLTISRVQENSIGGGGLGYLPGSTKIHEQSLAAMQEVLQQQTEAIARLGNVLKRDIRDMEIIMAEDMETTQNGS; encoded by the exons ATGTTCGGAGCTCAATCTTCGTCGTCCCCCTTCGGCACGCCTTCGTCAACCCCAGCGTTCGGCACGCCGTCGTCGACCCCAGCCTTCGGGACGCCGTCGTCGACCCCGGCTTTCGGGACGCCGTCGTCGACCCCGGCATTCGGGACGCCATCTTCGACGCCATCGTTCTTTACTCCTTCGACCCCGGCCTTTGGAACTCCGTCGACGTCTGCATTTTCCGCCGGTGGCTTCGGCGGCTCCTTATTCAACACTCCGTTCTCTTCTCAAActcagcagcaacaacaacagcagcaaACGCCGTCGTTTCAGCAGCCTCAGTCTGCTGGCGGCTTTGGGTTTCAGGCTCCGTTCTCTGCGCCGCAGCAGCCGACGCCCTTCCCTAATTCTCAATTGACGACTCAGATGGCTCCTGTCGctcctctccctttctctctcgcCGATCGCGATATTCAA GCAATTGTTGATGCTTACAAGGACGAGCCTGGAAACCCTAAATATGCTTTTAAG CATTTGCTGTTTAGCGTAACTGATCGGCAGTTCAGGGTGAAGCCTGCTGGTGTATCGGAT ATAATGTGGGCAGAGGCTATGGCGAAGCTTGAAGGTCTGGAAAGTACTGACAGGGAACGCCTGTGGCCTCAGCTTGTTCAGGGTTTTAAAGATCTCTCTCAACGCCTGAAG CTCCAAGATGAAGTCCTTCTTTCAGATGCTGAGAGATTGCAAATGACCCAAAGCAATGTCAAGATG CTTCAAAGGCATTTTCAAGCTGACACTCTTCCTTGGATCGAAAGAATGAGACAAAAAGAACAAGGTCTTCAAAGGCGCCTTTTGAGG GTGATGAGAATACTGGAGGCACTAGAGGGAAAGGGTTTCCGACTGCCTTTAATGAAAGGTGAAGTAGAATTGGCCGAGAAGTTAGCTGCAGTTACAAGACAG CTGAAAGGATCGGGAGCTGAACTTTCTAGGAGGGTACAAAACCTATTAACCATATCCCGTGTCCAAGAGAATTCTATTGGTGGCGGTGGTTTAGGTTATCTTCCAGGATCAACCAAAATACACGAACAGAGTCTTGCTGCTATGCAAGAG GTGTTACAGCAGCAGACGGAAGCTATTGCGAGACTCGGCAATGTTTTGAAGCGAGATATTAGGGATATGGAGATTATAATGGCTGAGGATATGGAAACAACACAGAACGGGAGCTAA
- the LOC137731014 gene encoding small ribosomal subunit biogenesis GTPase RsgA 1, mitochondrial-like: protein MPISSMSILRHRTIIPTTAALPTVAKLIRQISTLRCATVAVAKQHQNPNVSRKSQPPNKKLLRAKHTFKDYSSLAPVLSPQDKPPLSESQTVGTVAAAQANFMRVIVEPPRSIEESKVELLCVVKAVLKKIKRRVLVGDKVLVGSIDWVDRRGMIENVYQRSSEILDPPVANVDHLLVLFSMEQPKLEPFALTRFLIEAESTGIPLTLGLNKSELVDEEAKVAWKSRLHKWGYNPVFCSVESNHGLDSLAFILRDQTSVIVGPSGVGKSSLINALRSNHHASDDAEGENLFHPILGSKWYGDQLVGQVSTRSGRGKHTTRNVSLLPLSTGGYLADTPGFNQPSLLKVTKQSLAQTFPEIRKMLSDGEPAKCSFNDCLHLGEPGCVVSADWERYPYYFQLLDEIRIREEFQLRTYGTKKEGDVRYKAGDKGVQQAEPRLELKKHRRVSRKSTNQSLLDELDELDDDDNLLDEENDAFLRAMRDENQ, encoded by the exons ATGCCAATTTCCTCCATGTCCATCCTCCGCCACCGCACCATCATCCCCACCACCGCTGCTCTCCCAACCGTCGCCAAACTCATCCGCCAAATCTCAACCCTCCGGTGCGCCACGGTCGCTGTAGCCAAACAGCACCAGAACCCTAACGTCTCCAGGAAATCCCAGCCCCCGAACAAGAAGCTCCTCAGAGCCAAACACACCTTCAAGGACTACTCCTCCCTCGCCCCGGTCCTGTCTCCCCAGGACAAGCCCCCTCTCTCCGAGTCCCAAACCGTCGGCACCGTCGCCGCCGCCCAGGCCAACTTCATGCGCGTCATCGTGGAGCCTCCCAGAAGCATCGAAGAGAGCAAAGTGGAGCTGCTGTGCGTCGTGAAGGCGGTGCTGAAGAAAATTAAGAGGAGAGTGCTGGTTGGGGACAAGGTGCTGGTAGGGTCGATTGATTGGGTGGACCGCCGGGGAATGATCGAGAATGTATACCAACGGAGCTCCGAGATTCTTGACCCTCCGGTTGCGAATGTTGACCATCTGCTCGTGCTCTTCTCCATGGAGCAGCCCAAGCTCGAGCCGTTCGCGCTCACCAGGTTCCTGATCGAGGCCGAGTCCACGGGAATTCCGCTCACACTCGGTCTCAACAAGTCTGAGCTGGTTGACGAAGAG GCAAAGGTTGCATGGAAGTCTAGGCTACATAAGTGGGGCTACAACCCGGTTTTCTGCAGTGTTGAATCTAACCATGGCCTTGATTCTCTTGCATTCATATTGAGAGATCAGACAAGTGTTATTGTGGGTCCAAGTGGCGTCGGAAAGTCTAGTCTGATTAATGCTTTGAGGAGCAACCACCATGCTTCCGATGATGCAGAAGGGGAAAATTTGTTTCATCCG ATTTTAGGCAGCAAATGGTATGGGGATCAGCTTGTTGGACAGGTTTCAACAAGAAGTGGCAGAGGGAAGCACACTACTCGCAATGTCTCGTTGCTTCCTTTGTCTACCGGGGGTTATCTTGCTGACACTCCTGGCTTCAACCAGCCTAGTTTACTAAAAGTCACAAAGCAATCTCTAGCACAAACATTCCCAGAG ATCAGGAAGATGCTCAGTGACGGTGAGCCTGCTAAATGCTCATTCAATGATTGCCTGCATCTTGGTGAACCGGGGTGCGTCGTTAGTGCTGACTGGGAAAGATATCCGTACTATTTCCAACTTCTTGATGAGATCCGAATCAGAGAGGAATTTCAGTTAAGGACGTATGGAACTAAAAAGGAGGGTGATGTCAG GTACAAGGCGGGAGATAAGGGCGTTCAACAAGCTGAACCGCGGTTGGAGCTGAAGAAGCACAGGAGAGTATCTCGCAAGAGTACGAACCAATCTTTACTCGATGAATTAGACGAGCTGGATGATGACGACAACTTACTAGATGAGGAAAATGATGCCTTTCTGAGGGCAATGAGGGATGAAAACCAGTAG
- the LOC137732142 gene encoding large ribosomal subunit protein uL22z-like: protein MVKYSREPDNITKSCKARGSDLRVHFKNTRETAFSIRRMRLDKAKSYLEDVLAHKQAIPFRRFCRGVGRTAQAKNRHSNGQGRWPVKSAKFILDLLKNAESNAEVKGLDVDSLIVSHIQVNQAQKQRRRTYRAHGRINPYMSSPCHIELILSEKEEPVKKEPESQLATSKSKKAALRSGASS from the exons ATG gtgAAGTACTCCAGAGAGCCCGACAATATCACCAAGT CTTGCAAAGCAAGAGGTTCTGACCTGAGGGTTCATTTCAAG AACACAAGGGAAACTGCGTTTTCTATCAGAAGGATGCGCTTGGACAAGGCAAAGAGTTATTTGGAGGATGTTCTGGCTCACAAGCAGGCCATTCCCTTCCGTCGTTTCTGCCGTGGAGTTGGGCGTACTGCCCAGGCAAAGAACAGGCATTCCAATGGGCAAGGACGCTGGCCTGTCAAGTCTGCCAAGTTCATATTAGATTTGCTTAAGAATGCTGAGAGCAATGCTGAA GTGAAGGGTTTGGATGTTGATTCCCTAATCGTATCTCACATCCAGGTCAACCAAGCACAGAAGCAAAGGCGCCGAACCTACAGGGCTCACGGAAGAATCAACC CCTACATGTCATCGCCCTGCCATATTGAGCTGATCCTTTCGGAGAAGGAAGAACCCGTCAAGAAAGAG CCCGAGAGCCAGTTGGCAACAAGCAAATCGAAGAAGGCTGCTCTTAGGAGCGGTGCTTCCTCTTAG
- the LOC137731015 gene encoding signal peptidase complex subunit 1-like: protein MDWQGQRLAEQLMQILLLVFAVVGFAAGYITGSFQTMVLTYAGGVVLTTLVTVPNWPFFNRHPLKWLDPSEAEKHPKPQPQQPVSSKKKASKK from the coding sequence ATGGATTGGCAAGGGCAAAGGCTAGCTGAGCAGCTGATGCAGATACTGCTACTGGTGTTCGCCGTAGTTGGATTCGCCGCAGGTTACATCACTGGGTCTTTCCAGACGATGGTTCTGACTTATGCTGGTGGTGTGGTTCTCACCACATTGGTCACCGTCCCGAATTGGCCCTTCTTCAATCGCCACCCGCTCAAGTGGCTGGACCCGAGCGAAGCCGAGAAGCATCCCAAGCCGCAGCCGCAGCAGCCCGTGAGCTCGAAGAAGAAAGCCTCCAAGAAGTAA